DNA sequence from the Herpetosiphon gulosus genome:
CCTCAATCGCGGCGGCGGCATGGGGCAATGCTGCCTCAATTTCAGCCTCAGTTAATCCATGTTCACCAATCACATCGGCCATCACATTGTTGTAATCAAAGCGAATAGCTTGAGTACTCATGACACTCCTTATTGTTTGCGAAATTGGGTCTTTGTCGTAGGCTGCGGCGGTGCAGTTGCAAGGCTTCGTTGCCCAGCGGCCAACTTTGCCCATCGTACCACACTCAACGGGTGCTGGTGGTAGTATTCTCTTCACCAGCTACAAGCGTGCCACCATTAATCTCACAATTGAGCAATTGGCGTTTAGCGCTAAACACCGCCTCAAATTCGATTCGACTGTAGCAGCGATCATCAACCAAGGTTTTGCGCACGAACAAATTCTCATCGTCGTCGCGCTGTGAAAGATCGTTGCGGCTATCGATCCGCACCCGGATTACGCTGCCACAACGTTTGCAACGCACCTGAAAATAAATTCCCGCATCGCTGGCAGGTTGGCTGCTGCCGCCACCAAAAAGCTTACGAAAAAAACTCATGAGTACTCCCTGAGAGAAGGCAAAAGTCAAAAATCAAAAGTCAAAAGCCCATAACCTCATCGTAACAATCTGTGCTAATCTGTGGCTACAACAAAGATCATTCGTGCAATTCGTGGCTACAACAGCCTTCGTATTCTTCGCATTCTTCGCGATTTCAATCCTTCGTGCTCTTCGTGCCCTTCGTGGATCAAATATCTTTAAAGCGTGGCAACAAGGCCCAAACCAACAAACCACCAGCCAGCCACCACATCCAAGGGTTGTCAATCTGCATAGTTTGCAAAATACTCGCGCTGATCATCAGGGCACTGGCGGCAATGCCTGCGGTGAGCCGGCTAAATGCTCGTTCGATCCGTTTGGTGGTACGCTCTAGTTTCACAATTTCGGTGCGCACTTGCAAATCGCCTTGGGCAGCTTTGGCATAAAATTGTTTGGCATGGCGCGGAATTTGGCTGAGATCAGTGATTAATTCGCGGCCTTCGTTAATCACCCGCTCACGCAGATCGCGGCCACTGGTTTGCTCACGAATAAAACGCAAGGCAAAAGGCTTGGTCACGCTGAAAATATCAAAATCTGGCGCTAAACCAGCCGCTACGCCACCAATAATTCCTACCGTGCGCCCCAAAAATAGCAATGATTGGGGCAACTGAAACGGCAAATCATACAGCAATTCGCTCAATCCGCCGACAAAACCTTCAACATCAATTTGCTGGAGTTCGCGAATCGTGCGGCCATAGGTGTAGGAAAACCAAATTTCTAAGGCTTGGCGCAATTGCTGATCGTTGGCGTTGGGCATGACCACGCCAATCGAGCGTGCGCCGTCGATCATGCGCTGTGGTTCGCGCATCACCACGCCAGCCGCAATCGTCGCGAGGCCATCCATCACACTTTGGGGAATCGAATCGACCATGCCAAAATCGAGGAAGGTGATTACAAAGGGCTGTTTGCCATTTGCCAAACGTTCGCCAACAGGTCGTACAAATAAATTGCCTGGGTGCGGGTCGGCATGAAAAAAACCATCGGTAAAGCATTGTTGCAAATAGGCCAAATACAGCTTTTCGGCCAAATCCAGCCGATCAATTCCGGCGGCATCGA
Encoded proteins:
- a CDS encoding AarF/UbiB family protein; its protein translation is MSKTELVSLPNVPRRRRFFRVAWFFVRLVAHIIVWDLLLGRQFWFRWYADRTRIERYRRFSRRFRDLAIDLGGVMIKLGQFASTRVDVLPPAVVEDLIGLQDEVSPVPFRLIQATIEHELSQPLNQIFSTFEREPIAAASFGQVHFATLHGDQPIAIKIQRPQIEQFVEIDIAALRWVASWMQYYGPIRRRTDLPALIEEFSRITLRELDYLSEADHAERFQRNFAGNDHIYVPKIQRDYSTERILVMERIEGIKISEYAALDAAGIDRLDLAEKLYLAYLQQCFTDGFFHADPHPGNLFVRPVGERLANGKQPFVITFLDFGMVDSIPQSVMDGLATIAAGVVMREPQRMIDGARSIGVVMPNANDQQLRQALEIWFSYTYGRTIRELQQIDVEGFVGGLSELLYDLPFQLPQSLLFLGRTVGIIGGVAAGLAPDFDIFSVTKPFALRFIREQTSGRDLRERVINEGRELITDLSQIPRHAKQFYAKAAQGDLQVRTEIVKLERTTKRIERAFSRLTAGIAASALMISASILQTMQIDNPWMWWLAGGLLVWALLPRFKDI